One segment of Ipomoea triloba cultivar NCNSP0323 chromosome 12, ASM357664v1 DNA contains the following:
- the LOC115999524 gene encoding uncharacterized protein LOC115999524, with translation MADHAVAEEANAAKRLLEIGGQGRRDVRRQPDPRRKDQDGNQIYTPLSRPIGEILEYAQSCNMIQLPAPARDGPNKDKYCAYHRNRGHETDECHVLKGLIEDLLRSGKLAQFAAEKKKNRRRGWKKYFKRSDKEKKDKEPEPDHDSPAAALKQIIHVIFGGPEGGDNSERRRAWSRDLPVCSISTSQPEKRMKDEPITFTDRDLPLRGDHSTEALVITVDICGAEVRRVMVDTGSSVNVLYLEAFQKLKIERSALTPVRTPLSGFTGDMVHPEGRVVLSVEVGVYPKILKVEMEFIVVNLACVHNIILGRPGIAQMKAIISMPHLCMKFPTLEGVGTVRGDPRSARLCYVRAMEKQAASTSRVNTIARRKDEEKKEQPGLSEPVE, from the coding sequence ATGGCTGATCACGCGGTGGCCGAAGAAGCCAACGCTGCCAAGCGCCTGTTGGAGATCGGAGGACAAGGTCGGAGAGATGTGAGACGACAGCCCGATCCCAGAAGGAAGGATCAGGATGGGAATCAAATCTATACTCCCTTATCGAGGCCAATCGGGGAGATCTTGGAGTACGCTCAGTCCTGCAATATGATTCAACTTCCGGCCCCGGCGAGAGATGGCCCTAACAAGGACAAATACTGCGCCTATCACAGGAACCGGGGGCACGAGACTGACGAATGCCATGTCCTCAAAGGGCTTATCGAAGACCTCTTGCGCTCGGGAAAATTGGCGCAATTCGCTgccgagaagaagaagaatcgaCGCCGGGGGTGGAAGAAATACTTCAAGAGATCTGACAAAGAGAAGAAGGATAAGGAACCAGAACCCGACCATGACTCTCCTGCCGCTGCGTTGAAACAGATCATTCACGTTATCTTCGGCGGGCCGGAGGGGGGCGACAACTCGGAGCGCCGACGAGCTTGGTCGAGGGACTTGCCTGTATGTTCGATCAGCACTAGTCAACCTGAGAAGAGAATGAAAGACGAGCCGATAACCTTCACCGACCGAGACCTTCCCCTTAGAGGAGATCATTCTACCGAAGCATTAGTCATCACTGTTGACATTTGTGGAGCCGAGGTCCGAAGGGTGATGGTAGACACTGGTAGCAGCGTTAATGTGCTGTACTTAGAGGCCTTTCAAAAGCTGAAAATTGAGAGATCAGCACTAACGCCGGTCCGAACACCGCTGTCGGGTTTTACGGGCGATATGGTCCACCCTGAGGGAAGGGTCGTTCTCTCGGTGGAGGTCGGagtttatccgaaaattttgaAAGTAGAGATGGAGTTTATCGTTGTCAATCTGGCATGTGTGCACAACATCATCTTGGGACGCCCGGGGATAGCTCAGATGAAGGCAATCATCTCCATGCCTCATCTGTGTATGAAGTTCCCGACCCTAGAAGGTGTTGGGACAGTCCGGGGAGATCCACGGTCGGCCAGATTGTGCTACGTCCGGGCAATGGAGAAGCAAGCCGCGAGCACGTCTCGTGTGAACACCATTGCCCGACGAAAGGATGAGGAAAAGAAGGAGCAGCCTGGGCTCTCCGAGCCCGTAGAATAA
- the LOC115999523 gene encoding uncharacterized protein LOC115999523 encodes MPGIDRDVICHRLSVSPTSKPVKQKQRHLSVDRCEFVKGEVKVLLSAGHIREVTYPEWVANVVLVPKPQAWRKCIDYTDLNRACPLDPYPLPSIHQMVDETAGAELMSFMDAFKGYHQIMMAEADEEKTAFVTPDGLYCYRVMPFGLRNAGATYQRMINSVFEGLLGRSMEAYIDDMLVKSTVRADHPGHLRACFQVMREHRLRLNPKKCTFSVQTGKFLGYMMTRRGIELNPAKIRAILDMKPPTSIREVQQLTGRLAALSRFLSKLADRAHPFFKILKKSNGFTWDDDSRAAFEDLKAYLASPIVLSKPEPGEDLEVYLAISDRAVSAVLCRVDHEGVQRPVYYVSHALQGPEFRYTRLEKVVFALVTAAKRLTPYFQGWNIRVLTDQPIGAILRTSTSSGRLVKWAMMLTQFALEYKPRPSIKAQALADFMVECTARDTEADQNNPHAPEWWEVSTDGSSGKKGTGAGMVITTPEGFKAYYAILLHFSPTNNEAEYEALIAGLLRARQLGAKAIRAKTDSALVVGQVNGEFVTNGDKLMIYKDRVLAVLRQFEAHELTHIPRSDNADADMLSRLVHEAPEHISKITHIEEAVAPCIDSFEVEPVGVEQDPWITDLKEYLQDGKMPEEEDRARKVRLRAPRFQIVDDRLYRRSYGGPLMRCLNAFEADIVTDELHSGLYGQREVHPIVCGIPQGNGQVENANRTILDGLKKKLFDAGRSWADELPYVLWAYRTTPREATKETPFALVYGAEARLPIKAWIPTSRERGYDEANNERMMIAELDAVEERREVAARRIVEYQNKIKQSRDLRVRPRYFQVGDYVLRERKASRPNDGGKFAQTWEGPYVISAVIRPGTYKLETTTGRPVDRILNSEHLVLFHH; translated from the exons ATGCCTGGAATCGACCGAGACGTCATATGCCATCGGCTGTCCGTCAGTCCGACCTCCAAGCCTGTTAAACAAAAGCAAAGGCACCTATCCGTCGACCGATGCGAGTTCGTTAAGGGGGAAGTCAAGGTCTTGCTCTCGGCAGGTCATATCCGAGAGGTTACGTACCCGGAATGGGTCGCGAATGTAGTCCTGGTGCCCAAGCCCCAGGCTTGGCGAAAGTGCATCGACTACACCGACCTCAACCGCGCATGCCCCCTCGACCCGTACCCGCTCCCAAGCATTCATCAGATGGTCGACGAGACAGCGGGGGCGGAACTcatgagcttcatggatgctTTCAAAGGATACCATCAGATCATGATGGCCGAAGCCGATGAGGAGAAGACGGCCTTCGTGACACCGGACGGGTTATACTGTTACCGAGTGATGCCGTTCGGACTGAGGAACGCGGGGGCTACGTACCAACGAATGATTAATTCGGTGTTCGAGGGACTGCTGGGGCGATCTATGGAAGCTTACATCGACGATATGCTCGTCAAGAGCACTGTTCGAGCCGACCATCCAGGCCACCTCCGAGCGTGTTTTCAAGTCATGCGCGAACATCGGTTAAGATTGAACCCAAAGAAGTGCACTTTTTCCGTACAGACTGGGAAGTTCTTGGGCTACATGATGACCAGACGGGGAATAGAGCTGAACCCGGCCAAAATCCGAGCCATCTTGGATATGAAGCCCCCGACCAGCATTAGGGAAGTGCAACAACTCACCGGCCGGCTGGCGGCGCTCAGCCGATTCCTCTCCAAGCTAGCGGACCGAGCTCACCCTTTCTTCAAAATCTTGAAAAAGTCCAACGGCTTTACCTGGGATGATGACAGCCGGGCGGCCTTCGAAGATCTTAAAGCTTATTTGGCATCCCCGATCGTCCTATCGAAGCCTGAGCCAGGGGAAGACCTGGAGGTATATCTAGCTATTTCAGATCGGGCCGTCAGTGCGGTCTTATGCCGAGTTGATCATGAAGGAGTGCAGCGACCAGTATACTATGTCAGCCATGCTTTGCAGGGACCGGAATTCCGATACACTCGGCTGGAGAAAGTGGTGTTTGCGCTAGTCACTGCAGCGAAACGGTTGACGCCTTACTTTCAAGGTTGGAATATCCGAGTGTTAACAGATCAGCCAATTGGGGCCATCCTCAGGACCTCAACCTCTTCGGGACGCCTGGTTAAGTGGGCCATGATGTTGACGCAGTTCGCTTTGGAGTACAAACCCCGACCGTCCATCAAGGCCCAAGCTCTAGCTGATTTCATGGTGGAGTGCACCGCACGAGACACTGAAGCCGACCAGAATAATCCCCATGCCCCTGAATGGTGGGAAGTTAGTACCGACGGGTCCAGCGGGAAGAAGGGAACGGGAGCAGGGATGGTCATCACGACCCCCGAGGGCTTCAAGGCTTACTATGCCATTTTGCTCCACTTCTCGCCGACCAACAATGAGGCCGAGTACGAGGCCCTAATCGCCGGACTGCTGCGGGCAAGACAACTAGGGGCGAAGGCCATCCGAGCTAAGACGGATTCCGCTCTGGTCGTTGGGCAGGTTAACGGTGAGTTCGTCACCAACGGAGATAAGCTGATGATCTATAAAGATCGAGTGCTGGCCGTCCTGCGACAATTTGAAGCCCACGAACTCACCCACATTCCCAGGTCAGACAACGCTGATGCAGACATGTTGTCTCGGTTGGTGCATGAGGCCCCCGAGCATATATCGAAGATAACTCACATCGAGGAAGCGGTTGCGCCATGCATCGACTCCTTTGAAGTTGAACCGGTCGGGGTGGAACAGGACCCATGGATCACCGACCTCAAAGAATACCTCCAAGATGGGAAAATGCCTGAAGAAGAGGACCGAGCGCGCAAAGTGAGGCTCCGAGCGCCCAGATTTCAGATCGTGGATGACCGTCTATACCGACGATCCTATGGGGGCCCACTGATGAGGTGCTTAAACGCGTTCGAGGCAGATATAGTCACTGATGAGTTGCACTCGGGCCT CTACGGTCAGCGCGAAGTCCATCCGATCGTTTGTGGCATACCCCAAGGGAATGGACAGGTCGAGAACGCGAACCGGACGATCCTAGATGGACTGAAGAAGAAGCTGTTTGATGCCGGCCGAAGTTGGGCAGATGAATTGCCTTACGTACTGTGGGCGTATCGGACGACTCCTCGGGAGGCCACCAAGGAAACCCCCTTTGCACTGGTGTACGGAGCTGAAGCTCGGCTGCCGATCAAAGCCTGGATCCCGACATCTCGCGAGCGAGGTTACGATGAGGCTAACAACGAGCGAATGATGATCGCAGAGCTTGACGCCGTGGAGGAAAGAAGGGAGGTCGCAGCCCGGAGAATAGTTGAGTATCAGAACAAGATAAAGCAGTCCCGTGACCTTCGAGTTCGGCCGAGGTACTTCCAGGTGGGAGATTACGTTCTCCGAGAGCGGAAAGCCAGCCGGCCAAATGATGGCGGAAAGTTCGCACAAACCTGGGAAGGGCCGTATGTCATCTCTGCCGTAATCCGACCTGGCACCTACAAGTTGGAAACCACCACGGGGAGGCCGGTCGATCGGATTTTGAACTCAGAACATTTAGTGCTTTTTCACCATTAA